The following coding sequences lie in one Drosophila sulfurigaster albostrigata strain 15112-1811.04 chromosome 2R, ASM2355843v2, whole genome shotgun sequence genomic window:
- the LOC133838159 gene encoding trypsin alpha-3-like, whose amino-acid sequence MEEDYGFGFGHFCGGSIISKKVILTAAHCLATRGSIAFAKNIKVVAGTTRRLLRNKQTQELTVASVKVHPKYNALNAIYDIALIKLKDVLDLNEEFVSIIPIASEKPLAGQLCTVIGWGIILESGPLPDDIGNGDVTIHSDAYCASRSFGFKKDLFVCVSNPKNYEVSGSNGDSGGPLICDNKVVGICSHGMRIGHATIPSIYTNVYYFREWILRNGVCCLTYKLEHIVLAFVIAFINQYIF is encoded by the exons ATGGAGGAAGATtatggatttggatttggacaCTTTTGTGGTGGCTCTATAATATCTAAGAAAGTTATTCTGACAGCAGCGCATTGTCTTGCTACGCG AGGTTCTATAGCGTTCGCAAAGAATATAAAGGTCGTCGCTGGAACAACTCGCCGTTTGCTACGAAATAAACAGACCCAAGAATTAACGGTGGCCTCAGTAAAAGTGCATCCTAAGTATAATGCACTTAATGCGATCTATGACATCGCATTGATTAAGCTCAAGGATGTGTTGGACTTAAATGAAGAGTTTGTGAGTATTATTCCTATAGCAAGTGAAAAGCCATTAGCTGGACAGTTATGTACTGTCATAGGATGGGGCATCATTTTGGAA AGTGGACCCTTGCCTGATGATATTGGAAATGGAGATGTAACTATTCACTCAGACGCATATTGTGCCTCAAGAAGCTTTGGCTTTAAAAAGGACTTGTTTGTATGCGTCTCGAACCCCAAAAATTACGAAGTCAGCGGTTCCAATGGTGACTCAGGAGGACCGTTAATATGCGATAACAAAGTGGTGGGCATTTGTTCTCACGGGATGCGTATTGGACATGCAACAATTCCTTCCATATACACTAATGTCTACTATTTTCGAGAATGGATATTACGAAATGGAGTTTGTTGCCTCACCTATAAGTTGGAGCACATCGTCCTGGCATTCGTCATTGCTTTCatcaatcaatatattttttaa
- the LOC133836953 gene encoding uncharacterized protein LOC133836953, giving the protein MAAQVIIVLLLAISWTHGLDLSSLENFSCRNHQPAPFDIDTMEGLWYEAGRAPASPALACLNVTVPDSVDNGDIELYLEYIDTHDGSNKVVKEPMKFPWDDSASKGIFNVYYGSSKQPVAIYKVVLSEPSYITVICGYTTKYAAAFLKIFTRSREVDNSTKEIVAELMAKSKYSSFFLCGQSNRQTNAMLLPGNLHLV; this is encoded by the exons ATGGCGGCGCAAGTAATAATTGTGTTGCTTTTGGCAATCAGTTGGACGCACGGTCTTGACTTAAGCTCATTGGAAAATTTCAGTTGCCGTAACCATCAGCCTGCACCATTTGATATTGATACA ATGGAGGGTCTTTGGTATGAGGCAGGAAGAGCGCCTGCAAGCCCTGCGTTAGCCTGTCTCAATGTTACGGTGCCCGACAGTGTGGATAATGGTGATATTGAACTGTATCTGGAGTATATTGACACACATGATGGATCGAATAAGGTTGTCAAGGAGCCAATGAAATTTCCCTGGGATGATAGTGCGTCCAAAGGCATCTTCAACGTTTACTACGGCTCAAGCAAACAACCCGTGGCCATATACAAAGTGGTCCTTAGCGAACCCAGCTACATTACAGTGATTTGCGGATATACTACGAAATATGCAGCTGCGTTCTTAAAGATTTTCACGCGTTCACGTGAGGTTGATAACAGCACTAAAGAAATCGTTGCGGAACTGAtggcaaaatcaaaatattctagtttttttttatgtggtCAGAGCAATCGCCAGACAAATGCAATGCTGCTGCCCGGCAACTTGCATTTGGTGTGA
- the LOC133838314 gene encoding granzyme-like protein 2, with amino-acid sequence MYISKLIVILAFLLYRYQHLNLLVDALLEDNLNYKSFKNVLEEVKNTNEAQLTKVKSKSESFANSSLVKTREDDEFVFLVAGGYRPEKNDLAKYVVSLRDVYIEEKFGFGFGHFCGGSIISKKVILTAAHCLATKGSITFAKDIKVVAGTTRRLLRSKHTQELTVASVKVHPKYYEHNTIYDIALIKLKDELDLNEEFVSIIPIASEKPLAGQLCTVIGWGVILESGPMPDDIGTGDVTIHSDAYCASRVSKFSKDLSVCMSNPKNYEVSGSNGDSGGPLICDNKVVGIASYVVRIGHATLPFVYTNVYYFREWILRNGVCCLTNKLEHIVLAFVIAFINQNIF; translated from the exons ATGTATATCtcaaaattaattgttattcTCGCTTTCTTACTTTACCGCTACCAACATTTAAATCTTTTGGTTGACGCACTGTTGGAAGACAACCTTAACTACAAGAgttttaaaaatgtacttGAAGAGGTCAAGAACACCAATGAGGCACAACtaacaaaagtgaaaagtaaaAGCGAATCTTTTGCCAACTCAAGCTTGGTTAAAACCAGAGAGGATGATGAATTCGTTTTTCTAGTAGCCGGTGGTTATCGTCCAGAGAAGAACGATCTTGCTAAATATGTTGTGTCGCTTCGCGATGTATATATTGAGGAAaaatttggatttggatttggacaCTTTTGTGGTGGCTCTATAATTTCTAAGAAAGTTATTCTGACAGCAGCGCATTGTCTTGCTACGAA GGGTTCTATAACGTTCGCAAAGGATATAAAGGTCGTCGCTGGAACAACTCGCCGTTTGCTACGAAGCAAACATACCCAAGAATTAACGGTGGCCTCAGTAAAAGTGCATCCTAAGTATTATGAACATAATACGATCTATGACATCGCATTGATTAAGCTCAAGGATGAGTTGGACTTAAATGAAGAGTTTGTGAGTATTATTCCTATAGCAAGTGAAAAGCCATTAGCTGGACAGTTATGTACTGTCATAGGATGGGGCGTCATTTTGGAA AGTGGACCCATGCCTGATGATATTGGAACTGGAGATGTAACTATTCACTCAGATGCATATTGTGCATCAAGAGTCAGTAAATTTAGTAAGGACTTGAGCGTATGCATGTCGAACCCCAAAAATTACGAAGTCAGCGGTTCCAATGGTGACTCAGGAGGACCGTTAATATGCGATAACAAAGTGGTGGGCATTGCTTCATACGTGGTCCGTATTGGACATGCAACACTTCCTTTTGTCTACACTAATGTCTACTATTTTCGAGAATGGATATTACGAAATGGAGTTTGTTGCCTCACCAATAAGTTGGAGCACATCGTCCTGGCATTCGTCATTGCTTTcatcaatcaaaatattttttaa